From a region of the Balaenoptera ricei isolate mBalRic1 chromosome 11, mBalRic1.hap2, whole genome shotgun sequence genome:
- the CRISP1 gene encoding cysteine-rich secretory protein 1, which translates to MTMKHFLFLAAAAVFLHVLITRAKPPKVPYDTLLTELATVQEDIVAVHNTLRRGVFPPASNMLKMNWSEEAARNARMLSKDCELVESNALKRRITNTFCGENMHRTSYPISWSNVIRIWYSESKYFKYGEWTPTDDDVMIEHYTQVVWATSYLIGCGISSCRKGIQYLYVCHYCHEGNDPDKKNVPYNKGTPCGDCPNNCEDKLCTNPCVYYDEYSNCKTQTRGGPACSHLSVQRLCKASCLCPTEIK; encoded by the exons ATGACAATGAAACACTTCTTGTTTCTGGCTGCTGCTGCTGTCTTCCTGCATGTTTTGATTACAAGA GCAAAACCACCTAAAGTTCCATATGATACACTCCTTACAGAACTGGCAACTGTCCAAGAAGATATAGTGGCTGTACATAACACCCTCAGGAGGGGAGTATTTCCACCAGCCAGCAACATGCTAAAAATG AACTGGAGTGAAGAAGCTGCAAGAAATGCCAGAATGTTGTCAAAAGATTGTGAATTGGTAGAGAGCAATGCACTTAAGAGGCGAATTACAA aTACTTTTTGTGGAGAAAATATGCATCGGACGTCTTATCCTATCTCATGGTCAAACGTAATCAGAATCTGGTACAGTGAGTCTAAATATTTCAAGTATGGGGAATGGACCCCGACAGATGATGACGTGATGATCGAGCATTACACACAG GTTGTTTGGGCCACTTCTTACCTTATTGGCTGTGGCATATCATCATGTCGTAAAGGAATTCAGTATCTCTACGTTTGTCACTATTGTCACGA ggGCAATGATCCTGACAAAAAGAACGTACCTTATAATAAGGGAACTCCATGCGGAGACTGTCCAAATAACTGTGAAGATaaactttgta CGAACCCTTGCGTCTACTACGATGAATACAGTAATTGTAAGACACAGACACGAGGAGGTCCTGCCTGCAGCCACCTGTCAGTTCAACGACTCTGCAAAGCTAGTTGCCTGTGTCCCACTGAGATAAAATAG